Proteins found in one Ornithorhynchus anatinus isolate Pmale09 chromosome 8, mOrnAna1.pri.v4, whole genome shotgun sequence genomic segment:
- the ACKR4 gene encoding atypical chemokine receptor 4, producing MDLAHNQSSEYYYEEGEMNATYDYGLFETICLKEEVRNFAKSFLPAFYTVAFIVGLAGNSAVLVVYSFYKKQKSKTDVYIMNLAVADLLLLFTLPFWAVNAVQGWVLGQTMCKVTSALYTINFVSGMQFLACISVDRYSAVTNAPRLEKIGKTCWVICFCVWIAAVLLSVPELIFNTVRKNKDRYRCLPIFPQHLGISMKASIQLLEISLGFAVPFLIMGVCYFITARTLIRTPNIKKSQPLKVLLAVVVVFIVTQLPYNIVKFWRAMDIIYLLITDCGMSKRIDVAIQITESVALFHSCLNPILYAFMGASFKTHILKMAKRYGYWRRQRQNPEEIPFDSEGHTEPTSSFSI from the coding sequence ATGGATTTGGCACACAACCAATCAAGTGAGTACTATTACGAAGAGGGTGAAATGAATGCCACTTATGATTATGGCCTATTTGAAACGATATGTTTAAAAGAAGAGGTCAGGAATTTTGCAAAATCATTTCTGCCTGCCTTTTACACCGTGGCTTTCATCGTTGGGCTCGCAGGAAATTCTGCAGTGTTAGTGGTTTACTCCTTCTACAAGAAACAGAAATCGAAGACTGACGTATACATCATGAATTTGGCCGTGGCTGATTTACTCCTGCTATTCACCCTGCCTTTTTGGGCCGTAAACGCAGTGCAGGGGTGGGTATTGGGGCAGACGATGTGCAAAGTAACCTCGGCTCTCTACACCATAAACTTTGTGTCTGGCATGCAGTTTCTGGCCTGTATCAGCGTAGATAGATACTCTGCAGTAACTAATGCTCCAAGACTGGAAAAAATTGGAAAAACCTGCTGGGTTATTTGTTTCTGTGTCTGGATAGCTGCAGTTTTACTGAGCGTACCCGAATTAATTTTTAATACGGTCAGGAAAAACAAAGACAGGTATAGATGTCTTCCAATATTCCCACAGCACCTGGGAATATCTATGAAAGCATCGATTCAGTTGCTGGAAATCAGCTTGGGTTTCGCAGTCCCCTTTCTGATCATGGGGGTTTGCTATTTTATCACTGCTAGGACTCTCATTAGGACTCCAAACATTAAAAAATCTCAGCCCCTCAAAGTTCTGCTGGCAGTGGTAGTGGTTTTCATTGTCACCCAGTTGCCGTATAACATTGTCAAGTTCTGGCGAGCCATGGACATCATCTACTTACTAATTACAGACTGTGGCATGAGCAAACGCATTGATGTCGCAATCCAGATCACAGAAAGTGTAGCCCTATTTCACAGCTGCCTCAATCCAATTTTGTACGCCTTTATGGGAGCCTCTTTTAAAACGCATATTTTGAAAATGGCAAAGAGATACGGATACTGGAGAAGACAGAGACAAAACCCTGAGGAGATTCCTTTCGACTCAGAAGGGCACACAGAACCGACAAGTAGTTTTAGTATTTAG